A single genomic interval of Alistipes provencensis harbors:
- a CDS encoding ABC-F family ATP-binding cassette domain-containing protein → MHIIVSDLTYHYTNRQSLFEAIRFSVPPGGKAAIVGSNGTGKSTLLKLLAGRLAPVSGSIACAARPYYVPQQPDLAGTSVAEALGAAGKLAALHAICAGSTDPAHYDALGDDWEIESKCRAALDGWGLRHVAPDAPADALSGGEKTKLLLAGATLRQPEILLLDEPTNHLDEAGRRQLYAFVRDTRATVVVVSHDITLLNLLETIYELSPLGLKRYGGNYDFYRQQKQIERQAIEQHLDAAQTALKQARRRAQEVRERQEKRAAQGEKKKDQSPRILRKGLKDSGERTASRLRDQHAALIGRDSEKIAELRALQQRECLLRIDFDDAQLHNGKLLAEARGVNFAYPGGAPLWGAPLDTAIRSGERIRLRGGNGTGKTTLVKLLTGELEPTEGEIRRSEFSHVCLDQEYSRLDTPATVLETAQACNRSHLEEHELKMRLHRALFPAAAWDKACDTLSGGERMRLSLCCLMIENQVPDLFILDEPTNNLDLQSLGILTDTIRNYRGTLLLISHDSRFAEDVGITRTISL, encoded by the coding sequence ATGCATATCATCGTCAGTGATCTCACCTATCACTATACCAACCGGCAGTCGCTGTTCGAAGCGATCCGATTTTCCGTGCCGCCGGGCGGAAAGGCAGCCATCGTCGGCAGCAACGGAACGGGAAAATCCACGCTCCTGAAACTGCTGGCCGGACGGCTCGCACCCGTGTCGGGCAGCATCGCCTGCGCCGCACGCCCCTATTATGTCCCCCAACAGCCCGATCTGGCCGGAACGAGCGTCGCCGAGGCGCTGGGTGCGGCCGGAAAACTCGCGGCACTGCACGCCATTTGCGCCGGAAGCACCGACCCGGCCCATTACGACGCGCTGGGCGACGACTGGGAAATCGAATCGAAATGCCGCGCCGCGCTCGACGGTTGGGGCCTCCGCCATGTCGCGCCGGACGCCCCGGCCGACGCCCTGAGCGGCGGGGAGAAAACCAAACTCCTCCTTGCGGGAGCAACGCTCCGCCAGCCGGAAATCCTGCTGCTGGACGAGCCGACCAACCATCTCGACGAAGCGGGACGGCGGCAGCTCTATGCCTTCGTCCGCGACACGCGGGCTACCGTAGTAGTCGTGAGCCACGACATCACGCTTTTGAACCTGCTGGAAACGATCTACGAGCTCTCGCCGCTGGGACTGAAACGCTACGGCGGAAATTACGATTTCTACCGTCAGCAGAAACAAATTGAACGACAGGCCATCGAACAGCACCTCGACGCGGCGCAGACCGCCCTGAAACAAGCCCGCAGGCGGGCGCAGGAGGTCCGCGAACGGCAGGAGAAGCGTGCGGCGCAGGGCGAGAAGAAGAAGGACCAGTCACCGCGCATCCTGCGCAAAGGATTGAAGGACAGCGGTGAGCGGACCGCCTCGCGGCTCCGGGACCAGCATGCCGCGCTCATCGGCCGCGACAGCGAAAAGATCGCCGAATTGCGTGCCCTACAGCAGCGCGAATGCCTGCTGCGGATCGATTTCGACGATGCGCAGCTCCACAACGGCAAGTTGCTGGCGGAGGCCCGGGGCGTGAATTTCGCCTATCCCGGGGGCGCGCCGCTCTGGGGTGCGCCCCTCGACACGGCGATCCGCAGCGGGGAGCGCATCCGTCTGCGGGGTGGCAACGGAACGGGGAAAACCACCCTCGTAAAGCTATTGACCGGGGAGCTGGAACCCACCGAAGGGGAGATTCGCCGGAGCGAATTTTCGCACGTCTGTCTCGATCAGGAGTACAGCCGTCTCGACACCCCAGCGACGGTGCTGGAAACCGCGCAGGCATGCAACCGCAGCCATCTGGAGGAACACGAGCTGAAGATGCGGCTCCACCGGGCGCTGTTTCCGGCAGCGGCGTGGGACAAAGCGTGCGACACGCTCAGCGGCGGCGAACGGATGCGGCTGAGTCTCTGCTGTCTGATGATCGAAAATCAGGTGCCCGACCTCTTCATCCTCGACGAGCCGACGAACAACCTCGACCTGCAAAGCCTCGGCATCCTGACCGACACGATCCGCAACTACCGGGGGACCCTGCTGCTGATCTCCCACGACAGCCGTTTCGCCGAGGACGTCGGCATCACGCGGACGATCTCGCTGTAA
- a CDS encoding nucleotidyltransferase domain-containing protein, with amino-acid sequence MKDTATNGLFALLRAALHGTMGDTALFAHCDEACWREIYRRSSVQGVLAVAWDGLQMLPEELWPPRPLLLEWAFNVEQIEKRYRRHEAALTRLATFYHKHGFPMMLLKGYGLSLSYPVPSHRPFGDIDIWLYGRQPEADRVVTRELGLRVDEDKEHHTTFLFDGIMVENHYDLVNNETHSSNRRIEQPLKRFAAQPGESVELGDVPVDLPSVPFNALFLLRHAAVHFAAINIGLRHVLDWYVFIERNAGKIDWEELHELAREANMDRFLECLNAICTEELGLDPSLLPPFAVDPKLKERVLNEILSPEFSAPKPTGLLPNMWFKTRRWWANRWKHRIVYDEGLAGAFVNSVRAHLKRPKSISA; translated from the coding sequence ATGAAGGATACGGCGACGAACGGATTGTTCGCCCTGCTGCGGGCGGCGCTGCACGGGACGATGGGAGACACGGCGCTCTTTGCGCACTGCGACGAGGCGTGCTGGCGCGAGATTTACCGCCGCTCGTCGGTGCAGGGCGTGCTGGCGGTGGCATGGGACGGGTTGCAGATGCTGCCCGAGGAGCTGTGGCCGCCGCGTCCACTGCTGCTGGAGTGGGCTTTCAACGTCGAGCAGATCGAGAAACGCTACCGCCGTCACGAAGCGGCCCTCACGCGCCTCGCGACTTTCTACCACAAACACGGTTTCCCGATGATGCTCCTCAAGGGTTACGGGCTGAGCCTTTCGTACCCCGTGCCGTCGCACCGTCCGTTCGGGGACATCGACATCTGGTTGTACGGGCGCCAGCCCGAGGCCGACCGGGTGGTGACCCGCGAACTGGGCCTACGGGTCGACGAGGACAAGGAGCACCACACGACTTTCCTTTTCGACGGCATTATGGTCGAGAACCATTACGATCTGGTCAACAACGAGACCCACAGTTCCAACCGCCGGATCGAGCAGCCGCTCAAACGCTTCGCGGCGCAGCCCGGGGAGTCTGTCGAACTCGGGGACGTGCCGGTCGACCTGCCTTCGGTGCCTTTCAACGCGCTGTTCCTGCTGCGCCATGCCGCGGTGCATTTCGCCGCCATCAACATCGGACTGCGGCATGTGCTGGACTGGTATGTCTTCATCGAGCGCAACGCCGGCAAGATCGACTGGGAAGAACTCCATGAGCTGGCCCGCGAGGCCAACATGGACCGTTTTCTGGAGTGCCTGAACGCCATCTGCACCGAAGAGCTGGGGCTCGATCCCTCGCTGCTGCCGCCGTTTGCCGTCGATCCGAAACTGAAGGAGCGGGTGCTGAACGAGATTCTCTCGCCCGAATTTTCGGCCCCGAAGCCGACCGGACTGCTGCCTAATATGTGGTTCAAGACCCGCCGCTGGTGGGCCAACCGCTGGAAGCACCGGATCGTCTACGACGAGGGACTGGCCGGGGCTTTCGTGAACTCCGTGAGGGCGCATCTGAAACGTCCGAAATCCATCTCCGCATAA
- the rfbA gene encoding glucose-1-phosphate thymidylyltransferase RfbA produces the protein MKGIVLAGGSGTRLYPITKGVSKQLLPIYDKPMVYYPLSALMLAGIRDILVISTPADLPAFRRLLGDGSDYGVRFSYAEQPSPDGLAQAFLIGEEFIGDDSVCLVLGDNIFHGSGFTGMLREAVRTAEEERKATIFGYRVEDPERYGVAEFDAAGNCLSIEEKPAHPKSNYAVVGLYFYPNKVVRVARSIKPSARGELEITSVNQTFLGDGELKVQTLQRGFAWLDTGTHDSLAEASIFVEVIEKRQGLKIACLEGIAYRNGWITADKVRELAGPMLRNQYGQYLLKLIDEHK, from the coding sequence ATGAAAGGCATTGTCTTGGCGGGAGGCTCGGGAACGCGTCTCTATCCGATAACCAAAGGGGTCAGCAAACAACTGCTCCCGATCTACGACAAACCGATGGTCTACTATCCGCTGTCGGCGCTGATGCTCGCCGGCATCCGCGACATACTCGTCATCTCGACCCCCGCCGACCTGCCGGCCTTCCGCCGCCTGCTGGGCGACGGCTCGGACTACGGCGTGCGGTTCTCCTATGCCGAGCAGCCCTCGCCCGACGGACTGGCGCAGGCGTTCCTGATCGGCGAGGAGTTCATCGGCGACGATTCAGTATGTCTGGTGCTGGGCGACAACATCTTCCACGGCTCGGGATTCACGGGGATGCTCCGCGAAGCGGTCCGGACGGCCGAAGAGGAGCGGAAAGCGACCATCTTCGGCTACCGCGTCGAGGACCCCGAACGTTACGGCGTGGCGGAGTTCGACGCTGCGGGCAACTGCCTCTCGATCGAGGAGAAGCCCGCGCATCCGAAATCCAACTACGCTGTCGTGGGGCTCTACTTCTACCCCAACAAAGTGGTCCGGGTGGCCCGATCGATCAAACCCTCGGCACGGGGCGAGCTGGAGATCACCTCGGTGAACCAGACATTCCTCGGCGACGGGGAGTTGAAGGTGCAGACCCTCCAGCGGGGTTTCGCGTGGCTCGACACGGGTACGCACGACTCGCTGGCCGAAGCCTCGATCTTCGTGGAGGTAATCGAGAAGCGGCAGGGGCTCAAGATCGCCTGCCTCGAAGGCATCGCCTACCGCAACGGCTGGATCACGGCCGACAAGGTCCGCGAACTGGCCGGGCCGATGCTCAGGAACCAGTACGGGCAGTATCTGCTCAAACTCATCGACGAACACAAATGA
- the rfbC gene encoding dTDP-4-dehydrorhamnose 3,5-epimerase: MKIDRTDIDEVLILEPDLFGDARGYFFESFSRQRFEEVAGPVDFVQDNESKSRYGVVRGLHFQHGAAAQAKLVRVVTGTVLDVAVDIRRGSPTFGRHVAVELSGENHRQLFIPRGFAHGFAVLSDEAVFQYKCDNYYAPASEGGIAWDDPALAIDWRIPAGAILLSEKDRHRPTLAEAGKLFEYRKP; this comes from the coding sequence ATGAAAATAGACCGAACCGACATCGACGAGGTGCTGATCCTCGAACCCGACCTGTTCGGCGACGCCCGTGGCTATTTCTTCGAGAGCTTCTCCCGGCAGCGTTTCGAGGAGGTTGCGGGGCCCGTGGATTTCGTGCAAGACAACGAATCGAAATCGCGCTACGGCGTAGTCCGGGGACTTCATTTCCAGCACGGGGCCGCCGCGCAGGCCAAGCTGGTGCGCGTGGTCACGGGCACGGTGCTCGACGTCGCGGTGGACATCCGCCGCGGATCGCCCACCTTCGGACGCCACGTCGCCGTGGAGCTCTCGGGCGAAAATCACCGTCAGTTGTTCATCCCCCGCGGATTCGCCCACGGATTCGCCGTGCTGAGCGACGAGGCCGTGTTCCAGTACAAATGCGACAACTACTACGCCCCCGCGAGCGAGGGCGGCATCGCGTGGGACGACCCCGCGCTCGCGATCGACTGGCGGATTCCGGCCGGGGCCATCCTCCTCTCGGAGAAGGACCGCCACCGTCCGACGCTGGCCGAAGCGGGAAAACTGTTTGAATACCGAAAACCATGA
- the rfbD gene encoding dTDP-4-dehydrorhamnose reductase yields the protein MNILVTGANGQLGREMQRLGAVSPNNYIFTDVAELDVTDAGAVLRAAEQTRAEAIVNCAAYTNVERAEEDETTADRLNRLAPANLAAAAAATGATLIHISTDYVFDGTAHLPYAEQAPTAPLGVYGRTKLAGEQAVEASGCNYLILRTAWLYSAFGNNFLKTMLRLTAERESLSVVFDQIGTPTYAGDLALGIFSVIEGGQFRGHEGLYHFSDEGVCSWYDFAVEIAAAAGHDKCRIAPCHTAEYPSKAPRPAYSVLDKSKFKTTFGIEIPHWRESMLYCLKTMQA from the coding sequence ATGAACATATTAGTCACGGGCGCCAACGGGCAGTTGGGCCGCGAAATGCAGCGTCTGGGCGCCGTATCGCCCAACAATTACATCTTCACCGACGTGGCGGAACTCGACGTCACCGACGCCGGGGCCGTCCTGCGGGCCGCGGAGCAGACCCGCGCCGAAGCGATCGTCAACTGCGCGGCCTACACCAACGTGGAGCGCGCCGAGGAGGACGAGACGACGGCCGACCGCCTGAACCGCCTCGCCCCCGCGAACCTCGCGGCGGCGGCAGCGGCCACGGGAGCCACGCTGATCCACATTTCGACCGACTATGTTTTCGACGGCACAGCCCACCTGCCCTACGCCGAGCAGGCCCCGACGGCGCCGCTGGGCGTCTACGGCCGCACGAAACTCGCCGGGGAACAGGCCGTCGAGGCGTCGGGATGCAACTACCTGATCCTGCGCACGGCATGGCTTTATTCGGCGTTCGGGAACAATTTCCTGAAAACGATGCTGCGGCTGACGGCCGAACGGGAGTCGCTCAGCGTGGTCTTCGACCAGATCGGCACCCCGACCTATGCCGGAGACCTCGCGCTGGGGATATTCTCGGTGATCGAGGGCGGACAGTTCCGCGGCCACGAGGGGCTTTACCACTTCTCGGACGAGGGTGTATGCTCGTGGTACGACTTCGCCGTGGAGATCGCGGCGGCGGCCGGGCACGACAAGTGCCGCATCGCGCCGTGCCACACGGCCGAATATCCATCCAAGGCCCCCCGCCCGGCCTACTCGGTGCTCGACAAAAGCAAATTCAAAACGACGTTCGGCATCGAGATTCCCCACTGGCGGGAGTCGATGCTCTACTGTCTGAAAACGATGCAAGCATGA
- the rfbB gene encoding dTDP-glucose 4,6-dehydratase gives MKRTILITGGAGFIGSHVVRLFVTKYPDYRIVNLDKLTYAGNLANLRDIENAPNYTFVRGDICDYEAMRALFAEYAVDGVIHLAAESHVDRSIRDPFTFARTNVMGTLTLLQAAKEAWGGAWEGKRFYHISTDEVYGALPLGGGLFTEETRYDPHSPYSASKASSDHFVRAFHDTYGMPAVVTNCSNNYGPYQFPEKLIPLFINNIRHGRPLPVYGRGENVRDWLYVEDHARAIDAIFHRGRNGETYNIGGFNEWRNIDLIRVVIRVTDRLLGRPEGASEKLVTYVTDRAGHDLRYAIDSRKLKEELGWEPSLQFEEGIEKTVRWYLDNQQWMDDITSGEYEKYYEETYAGR, from the coding sequence ATGAAACGCACAATCCTCATAACCGGCGGCGCCGGGTTCATCGGCTCGCACGTCGTGCGGCTGTTCGTCACGAAATACCCCGACTACCGGATCGTCAACCTCGACAAGCTGACCTATGCGGGCAACCTCGCCAACCTCCGCGACATCGAGAACGCACCCAACTACACCTTCGTGCGGGGCGACATCTGCGACTACGAGGCCATGCGCGCGCTGTTCGCGGAATACGCCGTCGACGGGGTGATCCACCTCGCGGCCGAGAGCCATGTGGACCGTTCGATCCGCGATCCGTTCACCTTCGCACGGACCAACGTCATGGGGACACTCACGCTCCTGCAGGCCGCGAAAGAGGCTTGGGGAGGCGCATGGGAGGGTAAACGTTTCTACCACATCTCGACCGACGAGGTTTACGGGGCCCTGCCGTTAGGCGGCGGGCTCTTCACCGAGGAGACGCGCTACGATCCCCACAGCCCCTATTCGGCGTCGAAAGCGTCGTCGGACCACTTCGTCAGGGCGTTCCACGACACCTACGGGATGCCCGCAGTGGTGACCAACTGTTCGAACAACTACGGGCCCTACCAGTTTCCCGAAAAGCTCATACCGCTCTTTATCAACAACATCCGCCACGGCAGACCGCTGCCGGTCTACGGCCGGGGCGAGAACGTCCGCGACTGGCTCTACGTCGAGGACCACGCCCGGGCCATCGACGCGATATTCCACCGGGGCCGCAACGGCGAGACCTACAACATCGGGGGATTCAACGAGTGGCGCAACATTGACCTGATACGGGTCGTCATCCGGGTCACCGACCGCCTGCTGGGCCGTCCCGAGGGGGCTTCGGAGAAGCTCGTGACCTACGTCACCGACCGCGCGGGGCACGACCTGCGCTACGCCATCGACTCGCGCAAGCTCAAGGAGGAACTCGGGTGGGAACCTTCGCTGCAATTCGAAGAGGGCATCGAAAAGACCGTCCGCTGGTATCTCGACAACCAGCAGTGGATGGACGACATCACCTCCGGAGAGTACGAGAAGTATTACGAAGAGACATACGCCGGGCGGTAG
- the ybaK gene encoding Cys-tRNA(Pro) deacylase — MAHRKVEKTNAARLLDRAKIAYELIPYQVDEEHLAATHVAEQLGEEIACVFKTLVLCGDRTGCFVCVVPGDHEVDLKAAAKVSGNKKADLIPMKELLPVTGYIRGGCSPIGMKKAFPTYIHASASEHPFIYISAGVRGLQLKLAPSDLAAYVRATFAEISRPA; from the coding sequence ATGGCACATCGGAAAGTGGAAAAGACAAATGCCGCGCGGCTGCTCGACCGCGCGAAGATCGCCTATGAACTGATCCCTTATCAGGTGGATGAGGAGCACCTCGCCGCCACGCACGTCGCCGAACAACTCGGCGAGGAGATCGCCTGCGTCTTCAAGACCCTCGTACTTTGCGGCGACCGCACGGGCTGTTTCGTCTGCGTCGTGCCGGGCGACCACGAGGTCGACCTGAAAGCCGCGGCAAAGGTCTCGGGCAACAAGAAGGCCGATCTGATTCCGATGAAGGAGCTGCTGCCCGTGACGGGCTACATCCGCGGGGGCTGTTCGCCGATCGGCATGAAGAAAGCCTTTCCGACCTACATCCACGCATCGGCCTCCGAACATCCCTTTATCTATATCAGCGCCGGAGTCCGCGGCCTGCAGCTCAAGCTCGCCCCCTCCGATCTGGCGGCCTATGTGCGGGCGACGTTCGCCGAGATCAGCCGCCCTGCGTAA
- a CDS encoding DUF5686 and carboxypeptidase-like regulatory domain-containing protein, giving the protein MMPRTIIVFLLGILWAAGAPAQTTRVRGQVTDAASGTPLQFVSVVFPGTTTGIITDEQGIYALETRDTVSRVQASMVGYATLTRPVTPGVFNHVDFALEAVEFSIGQVVITPGENPAHPILDGVIRNKPQNDPDRYDSYRCRTYTKMELDLTNIKPQFRSRRLQRNFGFVFDYVDTSALTGQAYLPAMISESTADLYRSRRPEFKREVIRASRVSGVEDSFAVAQFTGGMHGDVNFYDNFIDIFNVRFASPLADGGRAFYNYYLVDSITLGGRKTYKIRFHPKRLTTPVLDGEVNIDSATYALQSASARMPKGVNVNWIKHMMLENENRQTADGSWFRSRDRVSAEFSISEADSSKLTSFIGTREVAYSDVRIGEPIPDEVLRMDNNVVVRDEQPARHDEAYWEQIRPYSLSEKEKGIYSMVDSVQHVPLYRNIYTFINTVIVGYWNTKYIGIGPYYKLASFNKLEGFRMQLGGRTTTHVSRTVRVGGYVAYGTRDEDVKGGGSVELAFNRRLTHKLTLSARHDVMQLGAGQNALTESNILSSILSRGDQRLSMVNRGEAVYEHEWCHGVSSFAGARMQRIFANRYVPMLRPDGTPVNSVSDVAMSVGLRLSKNETVYRMPFDKQSMGSVYPILTLGFTAGIRDALSGSHEYYRLDAGIRYKPELPPVGYSDITVQGGRVFGKVPYLLLKLHEGNGTYFYDPYAFSCMNFYEFASDAWVAWFWEHHFNGILLGRLPLIKKLKWREVLVCKGVWGTLSRENNGSLAGTQADLLFPVGMTSVSDPYVEMGFGVENIFKLFRVDCIWRLTHRDPTPGQDMQNFAVNLSLRLKF; this is encoded by the coding sequence ATGATGCCAAGAACGATCATCGTATTCCTGCTCGGGATACTCTGGGCGGCAGGCGCCCCGGCACAAACCACGCGTGTCCGGGGTCAGGTGACCGATGCCGCCAGCGGAACGCCCCTGCAATTCGTCAGCGTCGTATTCCCCGGCACCACGACGGGCATCATCACCGACGAACAGGGCATCTACGCCCTCGAAACCCGCGACACGGTGAGCCGCGTGCAGGCCTCGATGGTCGGTTACGCCACGCTGACCCGGCCGGTGACGCCCGGAGTGTTCAACCATGTGGATTTCGCCCTCGAAGCCGTGGAGTTCAGCATCGGGCAGGTGGTCATCACCCCCGGCGAGAACCCCGCGCACCCGATCCTCGACGGCGTAATCCGCAACAAGCCGCAGAACGACCCCGACCGCTACGACTCGTACCGATGCCGCACCTATACCAAAATGGAACTCGACCTGACGAACATCAAGCCGCAGTTCCGGAGCAGGCGGCTCCAACGCAATTTCGGCTTCGTGTTCGACTATGTCGACACCTCGGCGCTCACGGGTCAGGCCTACCTGCCGGCGATGATCTCCGAATCGACGGCCGACCTCTACCGCAGCCGCCGTCCGGAGTTCAAGCGCGAGGTGATCCGCGCCAGCCGCGTCTCGGGCGTCGAGGACAGTTTCGCCGTGGCCCAGTTCACGGGCGGCATGCACGGCGACGTGAATTTCTACGACAACTTCATCGACATCTTCAACGTGCGTTTCGCCAGCCCGCTGGCCGACGGAGGCCGCGCGTTCTACAACTATTACTTGGTGGACAGCATCACGCTCGGAGGCCGCAAGACCTATAAAATCCGCTTCCACCCCAAGCGCCTCACGACCCCGGTGCTCGACGGCGAGGTCAACATCGACTCGGCGACCTACGCCCTGCAATCGGCGTCGGCGCGCATGCCCAAGGGTGTTAACGTCAACTGGATCAAGCATATGATGCTCGAGAACGAAAACCGGCAGACCGCCGACGGCAGTTGGTTCCGCAGCCGCGACCGCGTGTCGGCGGAGTTTTCGATCTCGGAGGCCGATTCGTCGAAGCTCACCTCGTTCATCGGCACGCGCGAGGTGGCTTACAGCGACGTGCGAATCGGCGAACCCATTCCCGACGAGGTGCTGCGCATGGACAACAACGTCGTGGTCCGCGACGAGCAGCCCGCCCGGCACGACGAAGCCTACTGGGAGCAGATACGTCCCTACTCGCTGAGCGAGAAGGAGAAAGGCATCTACTCGATGGTCGACTCGGTGCAGCATGTACCGCTCTACCGCAACATCTACACGTTCATCAACACGGTGATCGTCGGCTACTGGAACACGAAATACATCGGCATCGGCCCCTACTACAAACTCGCCAGCTTCAACAAACTCGAGGGTTTCCGCATGCAGTTGGGCGGACGCACCACCACCCATGTCAGCCGCACGGTGCGCGTCGGGGGCTATGTGGCCTACGGCACGCGCGACGAGGACGTGAAGGGCGGCGGCAGCGTCGAACTGGCCTTCAACCGCCGGCTGACCCACAAGCTGACGCTCTCGGCCCGGCACGACGTGATGCAGTTGGGAGCCGGACAGAACGCCCTGACGGAGAGCAACATCCTCTCGTCGATCCTCTCGCGCGGCGACCAGCGGCTCTCGATGGTCAACCGCGGCGAAGCGGTCTACGAACACGAGTGGTGCCACGGCGTGAGTTCGTTCGCCGGAGCGCGCATGCAGCGCATCTTCGCCAACCGCTATGTCCCGATGCTGAGGCCCGACGGCACGCCGGTCAACTCGGTGTCGGACGTCGCCATGAGCGTCGGCCTGCGCCTCTCGAAGAACGAGACGGTCTACCGCATGCCTTTCGACAAGCAGTCGATGGGCTCGGTCTACCCCATCCTGACACTCGGATTCACGGCCGGAATACGCGACGCCCTGTCGGGCAGCCACGAGTACTACCGCCTCGACGCCGGCATCCGCTACAAGCCCGAACTGCCGCCCGTGGGCTATTCGGACATCACGGTGCAGGGCGGCCGCGTCTTCGGCAAAGTCCCCTACCTGCTGCTCAAACTCCACGAGGGCAACGGCACCTATTTCTACGATCCCTACGCCTTTTCGTGCATGAATTTCTACGAATTCGCCTCGGACGCTTGGGTGGCGTGGTTCTGGGAGCACCATTTCAACGGCATCCTGCTGGGGCGTCTGCCGCTCATCAAAAAGCTCAAATGGCGCGAGGTACTGGTCTGCAAGGGGGTCTGGGGCACGCTGTCGCGCGAGAACAACGGCTCGCTGGCCGGAACGCAGGCCGACCTGCTGTTCCCCGTGGGCATGACCTCGGTGTCGGACCCTTATGTCGAGATGGGATTCGGCGTGGAGAACATCTTCAAACTCTTCCGCGTGGACTGCATCTGGCGGCTCACGCACCGAGACCCCACGCCCGGGCAGGACATGCAGAATTTCGCCGTCAATCTCAGCCTGCGGCTCAAATTCTGA